CCCATACCTCGCGAACGCCTCTTCCAGCACGGCGACGGCATGCTCGGCTTCGAGCGTGATGGCTACCCGGTGCGCGAGCACACGGCGGCTTGCCCAGTCGACGACTGCCGTCAGATAGACGAAGCCGCGCGCCATCGGAACGTACGTCGTGTCGAGTGCCCAGACCTTGCTTTCGATGATCGCCTTCAAGATGACTTCGCCGGAGGCTTACACTGAGACTGACTCCCCGGCTACACAACGTGTGCGGGAGCCAGAAGGCACGGATGCGACGGATCACCGGCCTCGATCTGAAACGTAGCGTGATTGATGGAGAAGCGCGTGCGTAGTTCCTCGCAGGCTGACTGAACAAACGCATCATCGATGCCGCCCCCGGGTCGTACCAGATGTACTGTCAACGCAGTCTCTGTCGTGCTCAGCGGCCAGATGTGGAGATCATGAACGTCCTGCACGCCAGGCATAGAAGCGAGAAAGGCCTGTACCTTCGCTGCATCTACCGCTTCCGGTACTTTATCGAGCGCCAGATTGACGCTGTCGCGCAGCAGTCCCCATGTTGAAAACAGAATCAGCGCCGCGATGCCGAGGCTGACAATCGGATCGAGCAGGGACCAACCGGTCATCATGATGACGAGTCCCGAGATCACGACTCCGGCGGAGACGGCGGCGTCCGCAGCCATATGCAGGAACGCTCCTTTGATGTTCAGATCGCCCGCACGTCCGCGGGCAAATAACAGCGCCGTTGCGCCATTGATCAGGATGCCGATTGCAGCGACGATCATGACGGTTCTGCCGCCGACCTGGTCGTTAGCCAGCCCCGAAGTCAGTCGCCGGATCGCCTCCACGGAAATGCCGCCAACGCCGACCAGCAGTACAACCGCGTTGGTCAACGACGCGAGGATCGAGCTTCTGCTGTATCCGTAGGTGCGACTATGCGTTGGTTTTCGCCGTCCAAGCCATGCCGCGAACCAGGCCAGCAGGAGTCCAAGGACATCGCCAAGGTTGTGTGCGGCGTCTGCGAGCAAAGCGATGGAGTGCGCCGCGAGACCATATACAACCTCTGCCACCACGAAACCGGCATTGAGCGCTGAGCCGATCGCGAACGCGCTATCGAACCCGGCGGG
This window of the Burkholderia contaminans genome carries:
- a CDS encoding cation diffusion facilitator family transporter; protein product: MTRPSGHDHHHDDHGEHAHHQDSHGHHHHNHAPPAGFDSAFAIGSALNAGFVVAEVVYGLAAHSIALLADAAHNLGDVLGLLLAWFAAWLGRRKPTHSRTYGYSRSSILASLTNAVVLLVGVGGISVEAIRRLTSGLANDQVGGRTVMIVAAIGILINGATALLFARGRAGDLNIKGAFLHMAADAAVSAGVVISGLVIMMTGWSLLDPIVSLGIAALILFSTWGLLRDSVNLALDKVPEAVDAAKVQAFLASMPGVQDVHDLHIWPLSTTETALTVHLVRPGGGIDDAFVQSACEELRTRFSINHATFQIEAGDPSHPCLLAPAHVV